The Kiritimatiellia bacterium genome has a window encoding:
- the yidD gene encoding membrane protein insertion efficiency factor YidD, producing the protein MRTRRIPGGRPGILLFFLAARLGAADGELARELFEEGRWTECARESRRVLLADPGNETAALQLAVARLRLGGTDGQSLAALTAARDPEIRAAAAYELGRLNWAAGDPAAAFTGLRQAFLETRAQPLSLRSGCSLHELLRAFPNLGKNDPALVQTLETCRPLWSRELRAECAAPEAAARREAWLSKPGRWIVSFYRSQISPAIAARCSLEPSCSAYFLAASRAHGLLGLPLIADRLVREPSVVAAGRNPLPEGGAPRFADPVSNHDFWFHAGGGE; encoded by the coding sequence GGCGGACGGCGAGCTCGCGCGGGAGCTTTTCGAGGAGGGCCGCTGGACCGAGTGCGCGCGCGAAAGCCGGCGCGTCCTCCTGGCCGATCCGGGAAACGAAACAGCCGCGCTCCAGCTCGCCGTCGCCCGGCTGCGCCTCGGCGGAACCGACGGGCAATCGCTGGCCGCCTTGACGGCCGCCCGCGATCCGGAGATTCGCGCCGCCGCCGCGTACGAACTGGGCCGGCTGAACTGGGCCGCGGGCGATCCCGCGGCCGCCTTCACCGGGCTGCGGCAGGCCTTCCTGGAAACGCGCGCCCAGCCGCTGTCCCTGCGGAGCGGCTGCTCGCTGCACGAGCTGCTCCGGGCTTTTCCAAACCTTGGAAAAAACGACCCCGCCCTCGTCCAAACATTGGAAACCTGCCGGCCGCTCTGGAGCCGCGAGCTCCGGGCGGAATGCGCCGCGCCGGAAGCCGCCGCCCGCCGGGAGGCGTGGCTCTCGAAGCCCGGCCGCTGGATCGTCTCTTTCTACCGCTCGCAGATTTCGCCGGCCATCGCCGCCCGCTGCTCGCTGGAACCGAGCTGCTCGGCCTACTTCCTTGCCGCCAGCCGCGCGCACGGCCTGCTCGGGCTGCCCCTGATCGCCGACCGGCTGGTCCGCGAGCCGTCCGTCGTCGCCGCCGGCCGGAACCCGCTTCCGGAAGGCGGCGCGCCGCGTTTCGCCGACCCGGTCTCCAATCACGATTTCTGGTTCCATGCCGGGGGAGGTGAATGA